Proteins from one Podarcis raffonei isolate rPodRaf1 chromosome 1, rPodRaf1.pri, whole genome shotgun sequence genomic window:
- the PIDD1 gene encoding p53-induced death domain-containing protein 1 isoform X1: MAGPQELGDPLGEGALEAEAPASSCLAGNRLNLDVYPEGCRLFHKLYEKRREEVEQVEFLRLSCNEELITSTLSTIPVLKGLKSLVLKGGHTRDEIGTPQRGLVASLPQELGELSHLAHLDLGFNSFSALPPCITKLGSLRSLLVSHNSLQGLPEDFGQLSNLTFFSAMKNQLQSLPQSIGELAALETLDLSENALESLPEEIGNLHSCTELDLSGNLLTGIPSSLGNLQSLRQLHLHSNLLVTVPASLAGLPNLSRLDLQNNRLRSIPPEIQSLPFVHLRGNPLGEPEVPLQPDSNSRPEKLQRLFLEAGEDSFTVTPEGCRVFLACGVQFCFPLGATTTSVNIHFQKHSPDPQWVKLKDHDILLSEVLELQPHGIHFQKEVLIWLPYASTQYLHDREIVIRTFSGQNWSDLRTRVEWKEKPKKHVACCSVPHFSWFLVVSRLVENECRVPQEGALLFSTVDPNIKVTFPPGVTEETRTVKLQVLPVSSEDLQEITNDPETVASPLLCLSQNSSIDFLQPVKIQLPLPPGVTGLTLDRSRVHLLHSDWNAQNWNDITSQVVLEFTHLYALFEVTHFSWYWLWCTTKTYIGGFAKYVYKRLRMYQVNFIALQRKKDPEQVLLQCVPKHKVDPVLKRLHDRYRGPEPSDMVEMVEGEQFFAAFERGISIDADRPDCTDGRISFNFFSHLKNVKEVYITSEVDRKSKSVKGQVSFYRGAVPDDIPEEVTKRRKGPDSHWLATLPIKLPKLKSQGKEQPTTPNGFSLPPLNLGNAETGYLTQANLLAIAGRVGADWPTIGLNLGLSYQEVEQIRYNYRDDLGAQVLHMLFSWAQQNEKHPDCVDKLISAMKESGRQDIADEITAIIALGRQKYRESIRRVGLDQESSTEDSAIAMV, from the exons ATGGCTGGGCCGCAGGAGCTTGGGGACCCTCTGGGGGAGGGTGCTTTGGAGGCCGAGGCACCTGCTAGTTCCTGCTTGGCTGGCAACAGGCTCAACTTAGACGTCTACCCAGAGGGCTGTCGCCTGTTCCACAAGCTGTAtgagaagagaagggaagaagTGGAGCAGGTGGAATTCTTGAGGCTGAGCTGCAATGAGGAACTTATCACTTCCACACTAAGCACCATTCCGGTCCTGAAGGGCTTAAAATCCCTTGTACTCAAAG GTGGACACACCAGAGATGAAATTGGCACTCCCCAGAGAGGGTTGGTGGCATCATTGCCGCAAGAGCTGGGGGAGCTAAGCCACCTTGCTCACCTGGATCTGGGCTTCAACAGCTTCAGTGCTCTGCCTCCCTGCATCACCAAGCTGGGCAGCCTCAGGAGCCTCCTGGTGAGTCACAACAGCCTGCAGGGGCTGCCCGAGGACTTTGGCCAGCTCAGCAACCTCACTTTCTTCTCCGCCATGAAGAACCAGCTCCAAAGTCTGCCACAGAGCATAGGGGAGCTGGCAGCACTAGAAACACTGGACCTCTCTGAAAATGCACTGGAATCACTTCCCGAAGAGATTGGAAACCTGCATAGTTGCACAGAGCTGGATCTCTCAGGGAATCTATTAACAGGAATCCCTAGCTCTCTTG GCAATTTGCAGTCTCTGCGGCAGCTACATCTTCACAGCAATCTTCTGGTGACAGTTCCTGCATCCCTGGCCGGCCTTCCCAACTTGTCCAGGCTTGATCTGCAAAACAATAGGCTGCGCAGCATCCCCCCAGAGATCCAGAGCCTCCCCTTTGTGCATCTCCGTGGTAATCCTCTAGGAGAGCCAGAGGTGCCGCTGCAACCAG ACTCAAACTCAAGGCCAGAAAAATTACAAAGACTATTCCTTGAAGCTGGTGAGGATAG CTTTACTGTGACCCCTGAAGGCTGCAGAGTTTTCCTAGCTTGTGGTGTCCAGTTTTGCTTCCCCTTGGGTGCCACCACCACTTCAGTAAATATCCACTTCCAAAAGCACTCCCCTGACCCCCAGTGGGTCAAGCTGAAGGACCATGACATCCTGCTGAGTGAAGTCCTGGAGCTGCAGCCTCATGGGATTCATTTCCAGAAG GAGGTACTGATCTGGCTGCCATATGCCTCCACGCAGTACCTGCACGACCGTGAGATTGTAATTCGAACTTTCAGTGGGCAAAATTGGAGCGACTTGAGAACCAGAGTGGAATGGAAAGAAAAGCCAAAG AAGCATGTGGCCTGCTGCAGCGTCCCTCACTTCTCCTGGTTCTTGGTTGTCTCTCGACTTGTGGAGAATGAATGCAGAGTCCCTCAAGAGGGAGCCTTGCTTTTTTCAACTGTCGATCCCAACATCAAAGTGACCTTTCCCCCTGGTGTGACTGAGGAGACGAGGACAGTGAAGCTCCAG GTGCTGCCTGTGTCTTCAGAGGACCTACAGGAGATCACAAATGATCCTGAGACGGTTGCTAGCCCCCTCCTCTGCCTCTCCCAGAATTCCAGCATCGACTTCCTTCAACCTGTAAAAATTCAGCTCCCTCTGCCCCCAGGAGTCACAG GTCTGACCCTGGATCGCTCCAGGGTGCATCTGCTGCACAGTGACTGGAATGCTCAGAACTGGAATGACATCACCAGTCAGGTGGTGCTGGAGTTCACCCACCTCTATGCTTTGTTTGAAGTCACACACTTCTCCTG GTACTGGTTGTGGTGCACCACCAAGACCTATATCGGTGGCTTTGCCAAATATGTCTATAAAAGGTTGCGCATGTACCAGGTGAACTTCATAGCTCTGCAGAGGAAGAAAGATCCTGAGCAAGTCTTGCTGCAGTGTGTCCCAAAGCACAAG GTTGATCCTGTTTTGAAAAGGCTCCACGACAGATACCGAGGCCCTGAGCCATCGGACATGGTAGAGATGGTTGAAGGGGAGCAGTTCTTTGCAGCCTTTGAGCGAGGCATCAGCATTGATGCAG ACCGCCCAGACTGCACTGACGGAAGAATTTCATTCAACTTTTTCTCTCACTTGAAAAATGTGAAGGAAGTCTACATCACCTCTGAAGTGGACAGGAAAAGCAAATCTGTGAAAGGGCAG GTTTCCTTTTACCGAGGTGCTGTTCCAGATGACATTCCTGAAGAGGTTACCAAGAGGAGGAAAGGCCCTGATTCCCATTGGCTAGCCACCTTGCCAATCAAGCTACCC AAATTGAAATCCCAGGGGAAGGAGCAGCCTACAACCCCAAATGgcttttctcttccccctctgaATTTGGGGAATGCTGAAACTGGCTACTTGACCCAGGCCAACCTACTTGCCATTGCTGGACGTGTTGGAGCTGATTGGCCAACGATTGGCTTAAACCTGGGTTTGTCTTACCAGGAGGTAGAGCAGATACGATACAATtacag AGACGACCTTGGTGCTCAGGTTCTGCATATGCTCTTCTCCTGGGCTCAGCAAAATGAAAAACACCCCGACTGTGTCGACAAGCTGATCAGCGCCATGAAGGAGAGTGGCCGCCAAGACATAGCAGATGAAATCACAGCCATCATTGCGCTGGGAAGGCAAAAGTACAGGGAGTCCATCAGGAGAGTGGGTCTAGACCAGGAGAGCAGCACCGAAGACTCTGCCATTGCCATGGTGTAG
- the PIDD1 gene encoding p53-induced death domain-containing protein 1 isoform X3: protein MAGPQELGDPLGEGALEAEAPASSCLAGNRLNLDVYPEGCRLFHKLYEKRREEVEQVEFLRLSCNEELITSTLSTIPVLKGLKSLVLKGGHTRDEIGTPQRGLVASLPQELGELSHLAHLDLGFNSFSALPPCITKLGSLRSLLVSHNSLQGLPEDFGQLSNLTFFSAMKNQLQSLPQSIGELAALETLDLSENALESLPEEIGNLHSCTELDLSGNLLTGIPSSLGNLQSLRQLHLHSNLLVTVPASLAGLPNLSRLDLQNNRLRSIPPEIQSLPFVHLRGNPLGEPEVPLQPDSNSRPEKLQRLFLEAGEDSFTVTPEGCRVFLACGVQFCFPLGATTTSVNIHFQKHSPDPQWVKLKDHDILLSEVLELQPHGIHFQKEVLIWLPYASTQYLHDREIVIRTFSGQNWSDLRTRVEWKEKPKKHVACCSVPHFSWFLVVSRLVENECRVPQEGALLFSTVDPNIKVTFPPGVTEETRTVKLQVLPVSSEDLQEITNDPETVASPLLCLSQNSSIDFLQPVKIQLPLPPGVTGLTLDRSRVHLLHSDWNAQNWNDITSQVVLEFTHLYALFEVTHFSWYWLWCTTKTYIGGFAKYVYKRLRMYQVNFIALQRKKDPEQVLLQCVPKHKVDPVLKRLHDRYRGPEPSDMVEMVEGEQFFAAFERGISIDADRPDCTDGRISFNFFSHLKNVKEVYITSEVDRKSKSVKGFPFTEVLFQMTFLKRLPRGGKALIPIG, encoded by the exons ATGGCTGGGCCGCAGGAGCTTGGGGACCCTCTGGGGGAGGGTGCTTTGGAGGCCGAGGCACCTGCTAGTTCCTGCTTGGCTGGCAACAGGCTCAACTTAGACGTCTACCCAGAGGGCTGTCGCCTGTTCCACAAGCTGTAtgagaagagaagggaagaagTGGAGCAGGTGGAATTCTTGAGGCTGAGCTGCAATGAGGAACTTATCACTTCCACACTAAGCACCATTCCGGTCCTGAAGGGCTTAAAATCCCTTGTACTCAAAG GTGGACACACCAGAGATGAAATTGGCACTCCCCAGAGAGGGTTGGTGGCATCATTGCCGCAAGAGCTGGGGGAGCTAAGCCACCTTGCTCACCTGGATCTGGGCTTCAACAGCTTCAGTGCTCTGCCTCCCTGCATCACCAAGCTGGGCAGCCTCAGGAGCCTCCTGGTGAGTCACAACAGCCTGCAGGGGCTGCCCGAGGACTTTGGCCAGCTCAGCAACCTCACTTTCTTCTCCGCCATGAAGAACCAGCTCCAAAGTCTGCCACAGAGCATAGGGGAGCTGGCAGCACTAGAAACACTGGACCTCTCTGAAAATGCACTGGAATCACTTCCCGAAGAGATTGGAAACCTGCATAGTTGCACAGAGCTGGATCTCTCAGGGAATCTATTAACAGGAATCCCTAGCTCTCTTG GCAATTTGCAGTCTCTGCGGCAGCTACATCTTCACAGCAATCTTCTGGTGACAGTTCCTGCATCCCTGGCCGGCCTTCCCAACTTGTCCAGGCTTGATCTGCAAAACAATAGGCTGCGCAGCATCCCCCCAGAGATCCAGAGCCTCCCCTTTGTGCATCTCCGTGGTAATCCTCTAGGAGAGCCAGAGGTGCCGCTGCAACCAG ACTCAAACTCAAGGCCAGAAAAATTACAAAGACTATTCCTTGAAGCTGGTGAGGATAG CTTTACTGTGACCCCTGAAGGCTGCAGAGTTTTCCTAGCTTGTGGTGTCCAGTTTTGCTTCCCCTTGGGTGCCACCACCACTTCAGTAAATATCCACTTCCAAAAGCACTCCCCTGACCCCCAGTGGGTCAAGCTGAAGGACCATGACATCCTGCTGAGTGAAGTCCTGGAGCTGCAGCCTCATGGGATTCATTTCCAGAAG GAGGTACTGATCTGGCTGCCATATGCCTCCACGCAGTACCTGCACGACCGTGAGATTGTAATTCGAACTTTCAGTGGGCAAAATTGGAGCGACTTGAGAACCAGAGTGGAATGGAAAGAAAAGCCAAAG AAGCATGTGGCCTGCTGCAGCGTCCCTCACTTCTCCTGGTTCTTGGTTGTCTCTCGACTTGTGGAGAATGAATGCAGAGTCCCTCAAGAGGGAGCCTTGCTTTTTTCAACTGTCGATCCCAACATCAAAGTGACCTTTCCCCCTGGTGTGACTGAGGAGACGAGGACAGTGAAGCTCCAG GTGCTGCCTGTGTCTTCAGAGGACCTACAGGAGATCACAAATGATCCTGAGACGGTTGCTAGCCCCCTCCTCTGCCTCTCCCAGAATTCCAGCATCGACTTCCTTCAACCTGTAAAAATTCAGCTCCCTCTGCCCCCAGGAGTCACAG GTCTGACCCTGGATCGCTCCAGGGTGCATCTGCTGCACAGTGACTGGAATGCTCAGAACTGGAATGACATCACCAGTCAGGTGGTGCTGGAGTTCACCCACCTCTATGCTTTGTTTGAAGTCACACACTTCTCCTG GTACTGGTTGTGGTGCACCACCAAGACCTATATCGGTGGCTTTGCCAAATATGTCTATAAAAGGTTGCGCATGTACCAGGTGAACTTCATAGCTCTGCAGAGGAAGAAAGATCCTGAGCAAGTCTTGCTGCAGTGTGTCCCAAAGCACAAG GTTGATCCTGTTTTGAAAAGGCTCCACGACAGATACCGAGGCCCTGAGCCATCGGACATGGTAGAGATGGTTGAAGGGGAGCAGTTCTTTGCAGCCTTTGAGCGAGGCATCAGCATTGATGCAG ACCGCCCAGACTGCACTGACGGAAGAATTTCATTCAACTTTTTCTCTCACTTGAAAAATGTGAAGGAAGTCTACATCACCTCTGAAGTGGACAGGAAAAGCAAATCTGTGAAAGG GTTTCCTTTTACCGAGGTGCTGTTCCAGATGACATTCCTGAAGAGGTTACCAAGAGGAGGAAAGGCCCTGATTCCCATTGGCTAG
- the PIDD1 gene encoding p53-induced death domain-containing protein 1 isoform X2, giving the protein MAGPQELGDPLGEGALEAEAPASSCLAGNRLNLDVYPEGCRLFHKLYEKRREEVEQVEFLRLSCNEELITSTLSTIPVLKGLKSLVLKGGHTRDEIGTPQRGLVASLPQELGELSHLAHLDLGFNSFSALPPCITKLGSLRSLLVSHNSLQGLPEDFGQLSNLTFFSAMKNQLQSLPQSIGELAALETLDLSENALESLPEEIGNLHSCTELDLSGNLLTGIPSSLDSNSRPEKLQRLFLEAGEDSFTVTPEGCRVFLACGVQFCFPLGATTTSVNIHFQKHSPDPQWVKLKDHDILLSEVLELQPHGIHFQKEVLIWLPYASTQYLHDREIVIRTFSGQNWSDLRTRVEWKEKPKKHVACCSVPHFSWFLVVSRLVENECRVPQEGALLFSTVDPNIKVTFPPGVTEETRTVKLQVLPVSSEDLQEITNDPETVASPLLCLSQNSSIDFLQPVKIQLPLPPGVTGLTLDRSRVHLLHSDWNAQNWNDITSQVVLEFTHLYALFEVTHFSWYWLWCTTKTYIGGFAKYVYKRLRMYQVNFIALQRKKDPEQVLLQCVPKHKVDPVLKRLHDRYRGPEPSDMVEMVEGEQFFAAFERGISIDADRPDCTDGRISFNFFSHLKNVKEVYITSEVDRKSKSVKGQVSFYRGAVPDDIPEEVTKRRKGPDSHWLATLPIKLPKLKSQGKEQPTTPNGFSLPPLNLGNAETGYLTQANLLAIAGRVGADWPTIGLNLGLSYQEVEQIRYNYRDDLGAQVLHMLFSWAQQNEKHPDCVDKLISAMKESGRQDIADEITAIIALGRQKYRESIRRVGLDQESSTEDSAIAMV; this is encoded by the exons ATGGCTGGGCCGCAGGAGCTTGGGGACCCTCTGGGGGAGGGTGCTTTGGAGGCCGAGGCACCTGCTAGTTCCTGCTTGGCTGGCAACAGGCTCAACTTAGACGTCTACCCAGAGGGCTGTCGCCTGTTCCACAAGCTGTAtgagaagagaagggaagaagTGGAGCAGGTGGAATTCTTGAGGCTGAGCTGCAATGAGGAACTTATCACTTCCACACTAAGCACCATTCCGGTCCTGAAGGGCTTAAAATCCCTTGTACTCAAAG GTGGACACACCAGAGATGAAATTGGCACTCCCCAGAGAGGGTTGGTGGCATCATTGCCGCAAGAGCTGGGGGAGCTAAGCCACCTTGCTCACCTGGATCTGGGCTTCAACAGCTTCAGTGCTCTGCCTCCCTGCATCACCAAGCTGGGCAGCCTCAGGAGCCTCCTGGTGAGTCACAACAGCCTGCAGGGGCTGCCCGAGGACTTTGGCCAGCTCAGCAACCTCACTTTCTTCTCCGCCATGAAGAACCAGCTCCAAAGTCTGCCACAGAGCATAGGGGAGCTGGCAGCACTAGAAACACTGGACCTCTCTGAAAATGCACTGGAATCACTTCCCGAAGAGATTGGAAACCTGCATAGTTGCACAGAGCTGGATCTCTCAGGGAATCTATTAACAGGAATCCCTAGCTCTCTTG ACTCAAACTCAAGGCCAGAAAAATTACAAAGACTATTCCTTGAAGCTGGTGAGGATAG CTTTACTGTGACCCCTGAAGGCTGCAGAGTTTTCCTAGCTTGTGGTGTCCAGTTTTGCTTCCCCTTGGGTGCCACCACCACTTCAGTAAATATCCACTTCCAAAAGCACTCCCCTGACCCCCAGTGGGTCAAGCTGAAGGACCATGACATCCTGCTGAGTGAAGTCCTGGAGCTGCAGCCTCATGGGATTCATTTCCAGAAG GAGGTACTGATCTGGCTGCCATATGCCTCCACGCAGTACCTGCACGACCGTGAGATTGTAATTCGAACTTTCAGTGGGCAAAATTGGAGCGACTTGAGAACCAGAGTGGAATGGAAAGAAAAGCCAAAG AAGCATGTGGCCTGCTGCAGCGTCCCTCACTTCTCCTGGTTCTTGGTTGTCTCTCGACTTGTGGAGAATGAATGCAGAGTCCCTCAAGAGGGAGCCTTGCTTTTTTCAACTGTCGATCCCAACATCAAAGTGACCTTTCCCCCTGGTGTGACTGAGGAGACGAGGACAGTGAAGCTCCAG GTGCTGCCTGTGTCTTCAGAGGACCTACAGGAGATCACAAATGATCCTGAGACGGTTGCTAGCCCCCTCCTCTGCCTCTCCCAGAATTCCAGCATCGACTTCCTTCAACCTGTAAAAATTCAGCTCCCTCTGCCCCCAGGAGTCACAG GTCTGACCCTGGATCGCTCCAGGGTGCATCTGCTGCACAGTGACTGGAATGCTCAGAACTGGAATGACATCACCAGTCAGGTGGTGCTGGAGTTCACCCACCTCTATGCTTTGTTTGAAGTCACACACTTCTCCTG GTACTGGTTGTGGTGCACCACCAAGACCTATATCGGTGGCTTTGCCAAATATGTCTATAAAAGGTTGCGCATGTACCAGGTGAACTTCATAGCTCTGCAGAGGAAGAAAGATCCTGAGCAAGTCTTGCTGCAGTGTGTCCCAAAGCACAAG GTTGATCCTGTTTTGAAAAGGCTCCACGACAGATACCGAGGCCCTGAGCCATCGGACATGGTAGAGATGGTTGAAGGGGAGCAGTTCTTTGCAGCCTTTGAGCGAGGCATCAGCATTGATGCAG ACCGCCCAGACTGCACTGACGGAAGAATTTCATTCAACTTTTTCTCTCACTTGAAAAATGTGAAGGAAGTCTACATCACCTCTGAAGTGGACAGGAAAAGCAAATCTGTGAAAGGGCAG GTTTCCTTTTACCGAGGTGCTGTTCCAGATGACATTCCTGAAGAGGTTACCAAGAGGAGGAAAGGCCCTGATTCCCATTGGCTAGCCACCTTGCCAATCAAGCTACCC AAATTGAAATCCCAGGGGAAGGAGCAGCCTACAACCCCAAATGgcttttctcttccccctctgaATTTGGGGAATGCTGAAACTGGCTACTTGACCCAGGCCAACCTACTTGCCATTGCTGGACGTGTTGGAGCTGATTGGCCAACGATTGGCTTAAACCTGGGTTTGTCTTACCAGGAGGTAGAGCAGATACGATACAATtacag AGACGACCTTGGTGCTCAGGTTCTGCATATGCTCTTCTCCTGGGCTCAGCAAAATGAAAAACACCCCGACTGTGTCGACAAGCTGATCAGCGCCATGAAGGAGAGTGGCCGCCAAGACATAGCAGATGAAATCACAGCCATCATTGCGCTGGGAAGGCAAAAGTACAGGGAGTCCATCAGGAGAGTGGGTCTAGACCAGGAGAGCAGCACCGAAGACTCTGCCATTGCCATGGTGTAG